A stretch of Oncorhynchus gorbuscha isolate QuinsamMale2020 ecotype Even-year linkage group LG24, OgorEven_v1.0, whole genome shotgun sequence DNA encodes these proteins:
- the LOC124012459 gene encoding zinc finger and SCAN domain-containing protein 5A-like, with product MANCVVFHTQIASIMEVLANAAVAEICKLVDDDYAVFRLEITQSQKENRALRRKLLELKVARERVLASRPSSSKILDRYRGMARGEGHLTGGHRGFVKPVEHNTWRDDQPITVDEGSGTSNEHVIMIEFADAEAAVPGVKQETSEGEEDPRHSRDIQTGATGAPPVAMANPTIVQPRTRISITEVNGTLNGVLKSETDTETLTVTQRLLHTGSDHRSDYEKLGPLGRPPALGSKYLLYGNLSPRTIQSHQDSGDVLETGNDPSCSYTTEMDPDNMPLGLETQTDLSRGDWNRYSSSVYSEGCLDKKGEGLVLDEVTVKVEGDVPPTWNADIHLGDGHSQGRDFLDYRGSLKTNPNVATHSPLNKLQDHNPVSTSMGPSDSHGRILFDQVLNSNDSARVQAQGGRATSGNIKEKRFLCMFCKKGFSCLQKVEIHQRVHTGEKPFSCTQCHMCFAQACDLKRHQRVHTGEKPFGCTQCHMRFAEAGNLKRHQRVHTGLKPFSCTECHMRFAQAGDLKRHQRVHTGERPFACNHCGKRFSERRYLRIHQQKHHSTL from the exons ATGGCTAATTGtgtggtttttcacactcaaatagcctccatcatggaggttctagcgaatgcagccgtggcagagatctgtaaactcgtagacgacgactatgcagtgtttcgtttggaaataactcaaagccagaaagaaaacagggcATTACGGAGGAAACTACTGGAACTGAAGGTGGCACGGGAGCGCGTCCTCGCCAGTCGTCCCAGTAGTAGCAAAATCCTCGACCGATACAGAGGAATGGCAAGAG GTGAAGGACATCTCACTGGAGGCCACAGGGGCTTTGTGAAGCCAGTGGAAcacaatacatggagagatgaccaaccaatcacTGTTGATGAGGGGAGTGGAACCTCCAACGAGCACGTTATCATGATAGag TTTGCAGATGCAGAGGCTGCAGTTCCTGGGGTCAAGCAGGAGAcgtctgaaggagaggaggacccacggcacagcagagacatccagactGGAGCGACAGGAGCACCCCCTGTAGCTATGGCAAACCCCACCATTGTGCAGCCCAGGACCAGAATCAGCATCACGGAGGTCAATGGAACGCTGAACGGCGTCCTCAAGtcagagaccgacacagagactTTAACTGTAACACAAAGGCTTTTACACACAGGATCTGACCACAGATCAGACTATGAGAAACTAGGGCCACTGGGCCGTCCTCCTGCTCTCGGCTCAAAGTATTTACTGTACGGTAACCTAAGCCCGAGGACAATTCAATCCCATCAGGACTCAGGTGATGTGTTAGAGACTGGCAATGATCCATCTTGTTCTTACACTACAGAGATGGACCCTGACAACATGCCCTTGGGTTTAGAGACACAGACGGATCTGTCTAGAGGGGACTGGAaccggtacagtagtagtgtatatTCTGAAGGGTGCCTAGATAAGAAAGGTGAGGGTTTAGTTTTAGATGAGGTGACTGTGAAAGTGGAGGGCGACGTTCCTCCCACATGGAATGCAGATATTCACTTAGGAGACGGACACTCACAGGGCAGAGATTTCTTAGATTACAGGGGAAGCTTAAAGACTAATCCAAATGTTGCAACCCACTCTCCTTTAAACAAGCTCCAGGATCATAACCCAGTGTCCACATCTATGGGACCTTCAGATTCACACGGCCGCATCCTTTTCGATCAGGTGTTGAACTCAAACGACAGTGCTAGAGTCCAGGCTCAGGGTGGGCGAGCCACATCGGGCAATATTAAAGAGAAAcggttcctctgcatgttctgtaaAAAAGGCTTCAGCTGCCTCCAgaaggtggagatccaccagagggtccacacaggggagaaacccttcagctgtacccagtgtcataTGTGCTTCGCCCAGGCTTgtgacctgaagaggcaccagagggtccacacaggggagaaacccttcggctgtacccagtgtcacatgcgCTTTGCTGAGGCTGGCAACCTGAAgcggcaccagagggtccacacagggttgaaacccttcagctgtaccGAGTGTCATATGCGCTTCGCCCAGGCTGgtgacctgaagaggcaccaAAGGGTCCACACGGGAGAGAGGCCATTCGCCTGTAATCACTGCGGGAAGAGGTTCTCTGAGAGGAGATACCTaaggatacaccagcagaaacACCATTCCACTCTATAA